A section of the Candidatus Paceibacterota bacterium genome encodes:
- a CDS encoding DUF3800 domain-containing protein: MANIYCYVDEYGDIGTSHKSSPVFVLSGVLVAEEDVFASRELMISLRVDLAQGSKSLHWVKNARNWDRRQHIVDSISKLPLKLIFTVAVKRDLRAPYPLSSQDGAALLWATQLLAERALLAARDWPGGSRHLKLRLSSIKGWNAQRTIDSLTRARLESTWVPWGLLEEPVKILSNAELDGLQLADQVCGAFGAAITPGVLSSNLDVSHFAKLYPLIRRSGAGEILNYGIKETSPFVTTLPWWGTLG, translated from the coding sequence TTGGCAAATATTTACTGTTATGTTGATGAATACGGTGATATTGGAACCTCACATAAGTCGTCACCCGTTTTCGTGCTTTCCGGGGTACTTGTTGCAGAAGAAGACGTTTTTGCAAGTCGAGAATTAATGATAAGCCTTCGCGTTGATCTCGCTCAAGGATCAAAAAGTCTACATTGGGTTAAGAATGCTCGTAACTGGGATAGACGCCAACATATCGTCGATAGTATTTCAAAGTTACCATTGAAGTTGATTTTTACGGTAGCGGTCAAACGTGACTTGCGAGCGCCCTACCCATTGTCAAGTCAAGATGGCGCGGCGCTTCTATGGGCAACGCAACTTCTGGCGGAACGTGCACTTCTCGCTGCTCGAGATTGGCCCGGAGGTTCCCGTCATCTAAAACTTCGACTTTCAAGCATTAAAGGCTGGAATGCTCAACGCACAATTGATTCTTTAACTCGAGCAAGATTGGAGTCGACCTGGGTTCCGTGGGGCTTGCTTGAAGAGCCCGTCAAGATATTGAGTAATGCAGAACTTGATGGTCTTCAACTGGCAGATCAAGTGTGCGGAGCTTTTGGCGCGGCGATTACGCCCGGTGTATTAAGTAGCAATTTGGATGTCTCGCATTTTGCAAAACTTTATCCCTTGATTAGAAGGAGTGGAGCGGGGGAAATATTGAATTATGGAATCAAGGAAACGAGCCCATTTGTAACGACATTGCCATGGTGGGGAACACTTGGATAA
- a CDS encoding helix-turn-helix domain-containing protein: protein MDPLKNIDLRKLRDRGKEILDAMTPEEKEHLSVLRRWADEDERKFLENIPAIRKAAELTQSEVAEKLGMAQAGVSRLENQGDMLLSTLGKYLEAVGEHPRLVVEINGEDYELDLGALAENLK from the coding sequence GTGGATCCATTGAAGAATATTGACCTTAGAAAACTCCGCGATCGAGGTAAAGAGATTCTTGATGCGATGACACCTGAGGAGAAGGAGCACCTCTCCGTGCTACGTCGTTGGGCGGATGAAGATGAACGCAAATTTTTAGAAAATATTCCCGCGATTCGAAAAGCAGCCGAATTAACGCAGTCTGAGGTAGCCGAGAAACTGGGCATGGCACAAGCTGGTGTCTCTCGCTTGGAGAATCAAGGCGACATGCTGCTCTCGACTTTAGGCAAATATCTTGAAGCAGTCGGTGAGCATCCGCGATTAGTTGTGGAAATCAACGGAGAAGATTATGAACTCGACCTGGGGGCACTTGCCGAAAACCTTAAATAA
- a CDS encoding type II toxin-antitoxin system Phd/YefM family antitoxin, with product MDRIMTELTTTISEFKKNPNAVVKKAKKKPFAVLTNNKPTFYVMSPELFDEIEEILWEIEITPLIKKRLASKEKHISVTLEELAKW from the coding sequence ATGGATCGGATTATGACTGAATTAACCACGACTATTTCTGAGTTTAAAAAGAACCCAAACGCGGTTGTTAAGAAGGCGAAGAAAAAACCCTTTGCGGTTCTGACGAACAACAAGCCGACTTTCTATGTTATGTCGCCCGAATTATTCGATGAAATTGAAGAGATACTTTGGGAAATAGAGATCACCCCGCTTATAAAGAAGCGACTTGCGAGCAAAGAGAAGCACATTTCGGTCACTCTCGAAGAATTGGCAAAGTGGTAA
- a CDS encoding NYN domain-containing protein gives MSKPTAIVYVDGFNLYRRALKGTPYKWLDLLALSSALLYEYDVILVRYFTAHISPMPNDLSQGQRQQAYLRALTVNHKIKIHLGKFRSDARLMPLHPWEFNVDGRPKTVKVKKTEEKGSDVNLATYFLFDIFTKKADVFVILTNDSDLAEPLRLAKDELGQTVGLILPTDTPSSELLKVDPQIIRQIRQGALTISQLPKDLYDRHGTITKPESW, from the coding sequence GTGAGCAAGCCAACCGCAATCGTCTATGTTGATGGGTTTAATTTGTATCGGAGGGCTTTGAAAGGGACACCTTATAAGTGGCTCGATCTGCTTGCTTTGTCCTCAGCACTTCTTTATGAGTATGACGTCATTCTTGTTCGATATTTCACTGCTCATATTTCTCCTATGCCGAATGATCTCTCTCAAGGGCAGAGGCAACAGGCGTATCTTCGCGCCCTGACAGTGAACCACAAGATCAAGATTCACTTAGGCAAGTTTAGATCAGATGCTCGACTCATGCCGTTGCATCCTTGGGAGTTCAATGTAGATGGGCGCCCTAAGACTGTGAAAGTCAAAAAGACAGAAGAGAAAGGTTCTGATGTCAATCTTGCGACATATTTTCTCTTCGATATCTTCACCAAGAAGGCAGATGTATTTGTCATCTTGACAAATGATTCAGATTTGGCTGAACCTCTCCGTTTAGCGAAAGATGAATTGGGACAGACTGTTGGCCTCATCTTGCCAACGGATACACCATCATCGGAGCTACTCAAAGTTGATCCACAGATCATTCGCCAGATTCGCCAAGGAGCGCTAACAATCTCTCAGTTACCTAAGGATCTCTATGATCGTCACGGAACGATAACAAAACCAGAGTCTTGGTAA
- a CDS encoding DEAD/DEAH box helicase — protein sequence MSLQPRSKTPVRAKSPKPHRKGNAATPITRTSSTDSVERPAKSSSKPAYAKSAKPAFAKGGKPGSTNTPSKRLKNNPRSLERAKRFAESRTTTPTERSERSEDFRTAAPRAERGEFRSAPRNSKYAPARREERPATRPDTRPTTRRDARIAEVARGDGRPNFEPQKRVKFIPGGKRTTAPTRSAHSGTATPNNRTFNRATTSRSKNTFASHSNSHSPSHSSSGYGEDFGADDNYITDVQQESTVEASHHKPNEETTTTFAELGVPAELVQILTSQGINSPFPIQVATLPDALNGDDILGRGQTGSGKTLAFGLAMLSNLQGKQAAPHRPLGLILTPTRELALQINDVITPLAKAIRLDSVVIAGGMPYAKQITAMRKSCPILVATPGRLIDLLNRGEVQLDDLQITVLDEADQMADMGFLPVVKEILDQARPNGQRLLFSATLDRGVDSLVKKYLNNPKTHSLQNDRASVSTMEHHVLVMHPSDKDEITAQIASRDGRTILFVKTQRGADRLADKLASVGVAVGALHGGKSQAVRTRTLEHFKSNPTAALVATDVAARGIHVDDVSLVVHVDAPTDHKDYLHRAGRTARAGEAGVVVTLATSKQQSAVRGLTSRAGVYPKFVDVRPHHAELVSITGSKEPSGIAYIAPVADKPKFGGRKPRPGQDQRRRRPR from the coding sequence ATGTCATTACAACCACGCTCTAAAACTCCTGTGCGCGCGAAATCTCCTAAGCCTCACCGCAAGGGAAATGCCGCCACCCCGATTACCCGTACCTCATCCACGGATTCTGTTGAGAGGCCGGCCAAATCTTCATCCAAGCCTGCCTACGCAAAGTCGGCAAAGCCCGCCTTTGCTAAGGGTGGCAAGCCAGGGTCCACAAACACCCCGAGCAAGCGCCTCAAGAACAACCCTCGCTCACTTGAGCGTGCCAAGCGCTTTGCCGAGTCTCGCACAACCACTCCAACCGAGCGATCTGAGCGGAGCGAAGATTTTCGCACCGCCGCGCCCCGCGCCGAAAGAGGCGAATTCCGTTCTGCGCCACGCAATTCAAAGTACGCACCTGCCCGTCGCGAAGAACGCCCCGCAACCCGTCCAGACACCCGTCCAACCACACGCCGTGATGCCCGCATCGCCGAGGTTGCCCGCGGAGATGGCCGTCCTAATTTTGAACCGCAGAAGCGCGTCAAGTTCATCCCCGGTGGAAAGCGCACCACTGCTCCAACTCGCAGCGCCCACAGCGGAACCGCTACGCCAAATAACCGTACTTTCAACCGCGCGACGACTTCGCGATCAAAGAACACTTTTGCATCACATTCAAATTCTCATTCGCCATCCCACTCAAGCAGCGGCTATGGCGAAGATTTCGGTGCTGACGATAATTACATCACCGATGTCCAGCAAGAGAGCACTGTGGAAGCGTCACACCACAAGCCCAATGAAGAGACCACAACAACTTTCGCCGAGCTTGGGGTTCCCGCTGAACTAGTACAGATCCTTACCAGCCAAGGAATTAATTCACCCTTCCCAATTCAGGTTGCCACCCTTCCGGATGCACTCAATGGAGATGACATTCTTGGTCGCGGACAGACTGGTTCGGGCAAGACTCTGGCGTTCGGCCTGGCGATGCTCAGCAACCTGCAGGGCAAGCAAGCAGCCCCTCACCGCCCACTTGGTTTGATCCTCACACCAACTCGCGAATTAGCGCTACAAATTAACGATGTTATTACTCCCCTGGCCAAGGCAATCCGTCTTGACTCGGTTGTCATCGCCGGTGGAATGCCGTACGCAAAGCAGATCACTGCCATGCGCAAGAGCTGCCCAATCCTGGTTGCAACTCCTGGTCGCCTCATTGATCTTCTCAACCGCGGTGAGGTTCAACTCGATGATCTACAAATCACCGTTCTTGATGAAGCCGATCAGATGGCCGACATGGGCTTCTTGCCGGTTGTCAAAGAAATTCTTGATCAAGCCCGACCAAACGGTCAGCGCCTGCTCTTCAGCGCAACTCTTGATCGTGGCGTTGATTCACTCGTCAAGAAATACCTCAACAACCCAAAGACTCATTCACTTCAAAATGACCGTGCCTCTGTCAGCACCATGGAACACCACGTTCTTGTGATGCACCCAAGTGACAAGGACGAGATCACGGCACAAATCGCTTCCCGCGATGGCCGCACAATCCTCTTTGTTAAGACACAACGCGGTGCCGATCGTCTTGCAGACAAACTCGCAAGTGTCGGCGTTGCTGTTGGTGCACTCCACGGTGGAAAGTCACAAGCCGTCCGTACGCGGACACTTGAGCACTTCAAATCCAATCCAACCGCGGCGTTAGTTGCCACAGATGTCGCAGCGCGCGGTATCCACGTCGATGACGTCTCATTGGTAGTTCACGTTGACGCACCAACCGATCACAAGGATTACCTCCACCGCGCTGGTCGAACAGCTCGTGCCGGAGAAGCAGGTGTCGTCGTGACTCTTGCTACATCCAAACAGCAGAGTGCCGTCCGCGGACTCACTTCACGTGCGGGCGTTTACCCCAAGTTCGTCGACGTCCGTCCGCACCATGCAGAATTGGTATCCATCACTGGTTCCAAAGAGCCAAGTGGGATTGCATACATTGCACCAGTCGCAGATAAACCGAAATTCGGTGGTCGCAAGCCACGCCCAGGACAAGACCAGAGACGACGTAGGCCTAGATAG